Proteins co-encoded in one Planctomycetia bacterium genomic window:
- a CDS encoding response regulator, with product MPIRILIADDNPQGVELLEAYLDELGAEIRTVGDGEATLKMVKEWKPDLLLLDIMMPRMSGFEVCKRLRAAPETSNLAVMMITALDQAVDVDRAVEAGTDDFLTKPIDKTELLLRVRALLQASKSEDELERVLEYVDIVQHGTVSVK from the coding sequence ATGCCCATCCGCATTCTGATTGCTGACGATAATCCACAAGGCGTGGAACTGCTCGAGGCCTACCTGGATGAACTCGGCGCAGAGATACGTACCGTGGGTGATGGGGAAGCGACCTTGAAGATGGTCAAGGAATGGAAGCCCGACCTGCTGCTGCTCGACATTATGATGCCCAGAATGAGCGGGTTTGAAGTATGCAAGCGGTTGCGGGCTGCGCCGGAAACCAGCAACCTGGCTGTCATGATGATTACTGCACTCGATCAGGCGGTGGATGTGGATCGGGCTGTGGAAGCTGGCACCGATGATTTCCTGACTAAGCCAATCGATAAGACAGAGCTTCTGCTTCGGGTACGGGCTCTACTGCAAGCCAGCAAGTCTGAAGATGAACTGGAACGAGTTCTCGAATATGTTGACATCGTTCAGCATGGTACGGTGTCGGTTAAATAA